The Leptospira montravelensis nucleotide sequence GTATTGGAGGAGTTACATTTGATGGAACCAGAGGTTTCATCGTCGATTCAGGAAATCATAAAATTCGAATCTTTAATCCTAGCACGAGTGCTGTGACATCCCTTGTTGGAAATGGAACTCCTGGAAATACGGCAGGCTCAGGTTCTGTGAGTGCTCTCAATTTTCCTAGAGGAATCACAACCGATGGAACTTATCTTTATGTTACAGAATTTACGGGAAACCGAATCAAAAGAATTTTGATAAGCTCAGGTTTCGCAGAAACTTTAGCCGGCGATGATTCTACAGTTTCCCCAGCCAATGCCAATGTGGATTCCACAGATCCTGCACTCGCAAGGTTTGCTTCTCCCACTGGAATTGTTTTTGATAACGATAAACTATACATTGCCGATAGGAACAATTCATCCATCCGCGTAATGAAACTTCGAACTAGGGAAGTATCCACACTCACCACTGGCGGAGATATCAACCAACCCGAAGGAATTACTGTATCTGGCGATTATCTTTATACATCCAACCTAGGGACACATAACATTACAAAAACCCATAAAGATACAGGAATCACTACGATCCTTGCTGGCAGTACCAGTACTGGATTTGTGGATGGAACAGGAACTAGCGCCAGTTTTGTGATGCCACATGGGATTACAAATGATGGTGTTTTTTTATATGTAGCCGATTACGGAAATCATAGAATCCGCCGTGTCCATATGACAACTGGAGAAGTGATTACAATTGCTGGATCGGGAGGCACTGGCCTTGTGAATGGGGAAGGTGTGAATGCAACTATCGAAGCTCCGATGTACATTGCAAACATTGGAAATGTTTTAGTATTTGGAACCACTCATGTTCTCCGCTCACTCAATGTTCCTGGACTATTAGCCTATTATCCGTTAAACGGATCAGTTCAAAATTTGATGAACAACCAATCCCTCACGGCGGTGGGAAGCCCAGGATTTGGATTAGGTAGGTTTGGAGAAAATACGGGTGCCGCGGCCACATCGTTAGGAAATGCTGGAACCGCTCCCTTACCAGCGGGTTCGGTAAACAACGTATCCATTTCTGCATGGTTGAATTGGGACGGAACATTACCAGCCGTTGCAAAAATGATCTTTTATAATGGAACTGCTAGTACCAATGGTCATGGACTTTTTATCACAAACGAAAGCCAACTTGGGATCTTACGAGGAGGTTATACCCCTGACGCGGTTCCAATCACGATCATTCCAGGTTTATGGACTCATGTAACAATGACTGTTGATAACAACAATATCTATCGCATTTATATGAATGGAAATTTGGTGTTTCAAAAACAATTTCCAACTAATGCAGCAACGGGAGATTTTTCCATTGGAGTTGCCTCTCTTGCCAGTTATTTTCCAGGAAGGATCGCGGATGTTCGGTATTATTCCAAAGTATTAAATGAAGCAGAAGTGAATGACTTAGCTCGGAATGCGGATTCTACTCTTGTGGGAAACTCTTTTGCCTCACGCCCAATAGAACTCCTAATGCAATATGAAATGAATGGAAATTATAATCCCTCAGGCCCGATAGGTGGAACTCTTTCGGCGTACGGGGGTTTAACTGGGTTTGCTCCAGGGCGTGACCGAAGTCCAAGTTCCAGTGTACGTTTCGTGGCAGATAATGTTGGTCATTTGGATGGTCTTGAACTTGGACTTCCAATGGGGCAACACCCACGCAGTGTCTGTGTTTGGATTCATCCGGAAAGATATCCGCTAGGAACTCAAAACGCTGCCATCTTTTCCTATGGAACGGCGGGTGGGAGTACTGAATTCATTCTGTCTATGTATACAGATGCAGGAGGAAACAATTTACTTCGTTACGGCGGACTTGGAAGTGGCGAAGTATATACAACTCATTCCGTTCCAATCAACCGATGGTCACATCTTTGCGGAACCTTTGATGGAACCTACGGATCTATTTATGTGAACGGAATCGATGTGATTGGACCATCTAATATCGGTTCGTCTGTCACTACAACGCCAGGTACAGGAGTTTATGTCGGAAAAATGATGTCCTTTCCCACACAAACCTTTGCTGGTAAAATTGCTGATCTCAGAGTATATTCTAAAGCCTTATCCAATAAAGAAATTCGTCGTCTCTCGGCTCAAATTCCAACAGGCCTTGTGGCCCGATTTGACTTTAACAAAGACCTCCAAGATGTCAGTGGAATGGGAAACCAAGTTTCCAATATGGGTGTGGGTCTTTTTACCGATCGGTTTGGTAATGCTGCCGGTGCGATTAGTACCAATGGAACCAATTATATTAATATTTCCACAACCGATACCCAATTACCAAAAACAAACAAAGCACGTACTATTTGTGCGCATTACAAGTCCAGTGTATCTGACCCGGGCACAATGGTGAGTTATGGTCAGGCCAGTACAGATGGTATGACCTCACTTGGAACTGCCAATGTGGGCAGTCGGTATCTTTTTTCAGGTTATGGAAATGATGTCGAAGGTTACTATTATAACCATGAAAATGTATGGCACCAACTTTGTGGAGTATTTCACGGCCCAAATAACGGAAATTTGGCGATGATTTACCACAATGGGGTTTTACTTGATACTCAGGTCAAAAATACATGGAATACAACACCAACAGCCTTTACGATAGGAACTAGAGCCGATCTCAGTACAAATTTTTCAGGAATTTTGGATGATGTTTTGGTTTATAATCGAGCTTTAAGTACGAATGAAATCCAAGCCCTCTCAGGATATGATCCAAGACAAGTAACAACCTGGTCACCTACACTTGGTCTTAGCAGTTTGCGCCTCCACCTAAGTGCCGATAGTTTATCAAACCAAGGAAATGGCACAGCAGTCACTACATGGCACGATCGTAGCGGAAATGCAGCTTCCTTTTTTAATGGACCCGCAGCCCCAACCTACAACAATGCGGGTTACAATGGTAAACCATCTGTAAACTTTATTGGTGCTAGTTCCCAATATCTTTATAGAGGAACTGCTTTAGACCTTCCCTTCAACAACTCGACTTTCTTTTTGGCATTTAGTAGAACCAATCTTGTTGATGGCCCATTATTAGAATCAGCGGCTGGTGGAGTTTCTTACCAATTACAAAGCAATCGAGTTCATATGACCAAACCAGGATTTGGTGATGTTGGATACAGCAGTCCTATTTTTTCTGGAACTTTGGTGCCTTATTTACTTGCCGTTGAACATTTGGGATCGAGCTTATTTGGTCTTTATTCCAGTGGACTCAGTTATGGATTCACGGTGAACACTACACAAACTTTTACGCAGAATAATGTCTATTTGGGAACAGATGCAGCAACCACCAACTATTTCTCTGGCCATATCAGCGAAGTCATTTATTATAAAACTAGTTTAACGAATGTAGGAAGAGACATTGTATTCTGTTATTTGTCACAAAAATACAATTTAAGTTTAGCAGGTTCGGGAACGTACTGCGAATGATTTTTATTTTAATGAAAAAATTTTTAAATGTTTTAAAAGTTAAACATTCAAGTTTGAATCATAAATTTCATTTTATACCCCTCGGACTGATTGTTTTCCTTGTAACACTTAACAATTGTTCGCCGGAAAATGAATCACCGGTCAAAGAACCGCCTCCACCACCCGCAGTGACTGTTCCTTTTCCAGAAGCGATGTATGTACAAAATGGATGTGCTGCCTGTCATGGAATGGAGGGCAATGGACGCGGAACTAGATCACATTTGTTATCTAACTCACGAATTCCCAACTTCCAAGACAAGTCTACCTACGTATATGGATCTTCAAAAGAAGCCATAGCCAAAACCATTAAAAATGGAATTCCAGGAACGTATATGAAAGCTTATGGACATATGCGAATACAGGAAATTGAAGCAGTTGCCGAATTCATTCAAAAGATGCAAAGATAAAATACTGAACTTTATCTTCCCAAATTCATCAAGGTAGTAAACATTTCACAAGATGTTACGGATCCTAATTCACATGAGTCACTTAGTTCTTCTAATGCCATTCCAATTTCTTCGGCCTTTTTAGTTTTTAACCTAACAAGAGCAGAAGATTCCAATTCTTTTGATTTCAAAATTTGTTCATCAACGGATTGGAACTTCCAGGGTTTCATTCGTTTTTCTAAAGACAAACTATCCAAAAATAGCTGGATATCCTTTTCGATTTTTGGATAAGCTGACTCATAACAAGTAATGATAATCGTAAATCCAAACTCTTCGTCAGTGGCAGTGATATAGTGTTGTAAAATTGTATCTTCCTTATCTTTAAAACTGCCGAATATTCCTAAAAACTTAAAACCATTTTCAACATTCGGAATTTTCTGCAAGGTGACTGCTTTACGTATATTTGTCACCATACTGAATCTTCTGGATTCTGCATGAAAGATAATCGGATTAAGTGGAAGTTTATTTTCTGATTGTTTAAAAAGAACCACAAGTGCTGGTATAATTTCTCGTCCCGATTCCTCTTTGAGAGGAAATGTTTTGAAATGATCAAACTTAGTTGTGGTTCCATTTGACCTTCTTTCCGTAAGATACCAGTTCGATGGGAGATCAAACGAAATACAGTTGGATTGAAAACAAGTTTGAAAATGATTTGAATTTGTTTCTGAAAAAAGATTAGTTATAATAAAAAAATATAAAAATAGAAAACCAAATCTTTTATATCTCCAGTTCATTCACTTAATTCCTTTCTATTTTTAAAATAGTCTAGTGAATTTGGATTTGATAGTGCATTTTTGTTTTTTACTTCCAAACCAGCTACCGTTTGTTTGACGGCAATTTCTACCTTTTTCCCATTTACTGTATAAGGGATTTCTGGAACAGATAGAATTAAAGAAGGCACATGTCTTGGCGATGTTTCCAATTTGATTTGTTCTTTGATTTTTTTAACTAAAGACTCATCTAAAGTGACTCCAGGCGCCGTAACAACAAACAAAACCACTCGGACATCATCCTTATACTCTTGCCCGATAATCACACTATCCTTTATTTCTGGAATGGTAGAAACAACAGAATAGATATCGGCAGTACCGATCCTTACACCACCTGGATTCAGCGTAGCGTCGGAACGACCATAAATCACGAGTCCATTTTCTGATGTGATCGAAGCAAAATCTCCATGACACCAAATATTATCATAGGTTTCAAAATATGCGGATTTGTATTTGGTACCAGATTCATCATTCCAAAAGAAAAGCGGCATGGAAGGAAACGGCGTGGGACAAACTAGTTCCCCTTTTTGGTTAACAACTGACTTACCCATGTCATCAAACACCTGTACATCCATTCCAAGGCCTTTACATTGGATTTGACCTTCAAACACTGGTAAGTTGGGATTTCCTAATGCAAAACATCCGTTTAAGTCAGTTCCACCAGATATTGAAGACAATTGTACATCTTTCTTAATATTTTCATAAACATAACGAAACCCTGAGTTCGGCAATGGTGAACCTGTCGATAGGATGACTTTTAAATCCGGCAAAGGATACTTTGATTGGATTTGAATTTTTTCCTCTTCCAAAACAGAAAGGTATTTTGCACTGGTTCCAAAAACTTGGATCGATTCTTTTTCAGCAATAGACCAAAGAGTTTCCCAAGATGGATGAAAAGGATTTCCATCAAATTGGTAGAGTGTTGCACCCAATGCCAAAACAGATTGAGACCAATTCCACATCATCCATCCGCATGTTGTATAATAAAAAAATCGATTTTGTTTGGATACATTGCAGTGTAACGAAAGTTCTTTGGTATGATTGAGTAACACTCCCCCGCCTTGAACAATACATTTGGGTAAACCAGTAGTCCCGGATGAAAACATTATATAAACGGGATCGAAAAAGGATATGGAGGTGTAAGATATAATATCCGAAGAATTCGCGGCAGTAATATCTTCGTATTTGTATGGTAATTGTATTTTACCAAAATCTTTAATCGGTTCCACAAAATCATAAATCAAAGTTTGTTTGAACTCGGAGTGGTTGGCATTTTTTAATTGATTCGAAACTTCTTCAAGTTTATCTGTGATCGAGATCTTTTTGCCTTTGAATAAATAAGATTCTACTGATATTAGAACCTTTGGATTAATTTGTTCGAATCGGTCTAAAATTCCTCGAACACCAAAATCAGGTGAGGCACTTGACCATATAGCACCTAACGAAGTCGTTGCCAACATTCCTATTGTGGATATTGGTGCATTTGGCACAAGTCCAACAACCCTATCTCCTTTTTTAACACCAAGCGATATCAGATGTTTCTGTAATTTTAATACTTCATTTTTAAGTTTTGCATAGGTTAACTTTTGAATTTTTCCATCCTCAGAATAAAACACCAAAGCCAGATCATTCGAATTTCCCACTTCCAATAAATTCTCAGCAAAATTATACAAAGCACCAGGAAACCAATTCGACTTTGAAAAATGTTGACTCAATTCTATCGTTTTTTCTGGTTCTATGTGTAACTTAAATCCAGAGTAAGTTAACCACTCTTTCCAAAATGATTCGTATTCATCCACAGAAAACTTATGGAAAGAAACATAATCGGAAAATGATTTTCCAAACTTGGATTCTAGATGGCCTGAAAAACGAGTAAGGTTGGTATCTTTTGAATGAGGTGTCCAAAGTATATTTTGAGTCGCCATGAAGACTGATCTTCCTGGGTTTGATTTTAGAGGCAAGTATGATTGTGTAAAATGACTGGTAGAAAAAAATATCGCAGAAATTCTAGGGAAAATGCTGTTCAATTCCATTGATTATTTTCTTTTTTTTGTAGGTTGTTATACTATCTATTGGATGGCACCCGGAAAGTTCAGAAAGTACATTCTGATTTTCTTCTCCTTAGTTTTTTATGGATATTGGAGTCTTTCTTTTTTAACTCACTTTTTACTCTTCATTCTTATCACACACTTTTTTGTTTTAGGAATCATAAAAACTAGAAAAAAAATCTTTTTAGTTTTAGGAGTAGTGATTAACTTACTCAACCTTTGTTTTTTCAAATATATCCTGACTTACTTACAATTTTTAAGTAAAGAAGGAGAAATCTCGATTCCCTTTATCCAATCATTAAGTCAATTTGCACTTCCACTGGCCATTAGCTTCTATACGTTTCAAATGATAGCTTACCTTGTTGATGTTTGGAGAGGAAAATTTACAGAATCGCCTTTTACCAATTTTTTACTTTTTATTTTATTTTTCCCGCAGCTCA carries:
- a CDS encoding c-type cytochrome, whose amino-acid sequence is MIFILMKKFLNVLKVKHSSLNHKFHFIPLGLIVFLVTLNNCSPENESPVKEPPPPPAVTVPFPEAMYVQNGCAACHGMEGNGRGTRSHLLSNSRIPNFQDKSTYVYGSSKEAIAKTIKNGIPGTYMKAYGHMRIQEIEAVAEFIQKMQR
- a CDS encoding acetoacetate--CoA ligase, with the translated sequence MATQNILWTPHSKDTNLTRFSGHLESKFGKSFSDYVSFHKFSVDEYESFWKEWLTYSGFKLHIEPEKTIELSQHFSKSNWFPGALYNFAENLLEVGNSNDLALVFYSEDGKIQKLTYAKLKNEVLKLQKHLISLGVKKGDRVVGLVPNAPISTIGMLATTSLGAIWSSASPDFGVRGILDRFEQINPKVLISVESYLFKGKKISITDKLEEVSNQLKNANHSEFKQTLIYDFVEPIKDFGKIQLPYKYEDITAANSSDIISYTSISFFDPVYIMFSSGTTGLPKCIVQGGGVLLNHTKELSLHCNVSKQNRFFYYTTCGWMMWNWSQSVLALGATLYQFDGNPFHPSWETLWSIAEKESIQVFGTSAKYLSVLEEEKIQIQSKYPLPDLKVILSTGSPLPNSGFRYVYENIKKDVQLSSISGGTDLNGCFALGNPNLPVFEGQIQCKGLGMDVQVFDDMGKSVVNQKGELVCPTPFPSMPLFFWNDESGTKYKSAYFETYDNIWCHGDFASITSENGLVIYGRSDATLNPGGVRIGTADIYSVVSTIPEIKDSVIIGQEYKDDVRVVLFVVTAPGVTLDESLVKKIKEQIKLETSPRHVPSLILSVPEIPYTVNGKKVEIAVKQTVAGLEVKNKNALSNPNSLDYFKNRKELSE
- a CDS encoding LamG-like jellyroll fold domain-containing protein yields the protein MRHIQKTILYLILFPLFGCQFPNINRSFLETISTFRFLQTNTLSYTVSFRVSGLLGSGLQIENNGDVVNVSANQTYTFSKKIPSGSPYNVIVKTPPSSPIQKCIVSSGSGTVINGNIEGIQIVCGEALYLIQGTVTGLLGNGLQIQNVTGSGTDVVNINAANFSLPPIPSGETYNFNIISQPTSPSQTCSITSPGVTSGTMAAAHLPSTINCTTNSFVVNAQVTGILGTLGAGNELKLTLDGSNTINVTADGTFPFPGTYLSGGAFSIAIGNPGGIISTGVCTLSSGTITIANGAYTIPVNCSNAFLISGTVSSPGGTTTSIISGSVTLDLINTGGTPFVSQQTVVNVGTTNFSFPSTIPGGADYQIVVSSSAPDQVCAMTAGATHTGTTSDQGTAIVNCSLPTPTFSPATGAVFNDDGTVTLSTLIPGSEYRYTLGNGGQVDPTCATGTLTTTTVPITDTNSGVIKAIHCKTGWVESTVTTSSYTLKVSTPTPSFATGSLLNSGDSISFSTTTTGSTWICKDSAVGTPTDPVCGAATNTCLSGTVGNFVFPTPGSSQNVKARMCKVNYLGSDIVSLNYQPNVYTVGGTINLLTTPFGLNTFVLQNNATDDLTIAGNGSFTFNTAIPTGSNYAVTVFSNPQNPWQTCNVTNATGTVGAAAISNVSITCSVNQYTMSGNITSTVPLPTGLTVTNGIDTINVPGGATSTPISFSTPINSGAGYNIAINAEPPGYVCAIQSLYSGTVLGANISNVAVNCVEGYRYGNVITAKKPAPLQIHYYRGLVSTAAGQTTSGSADAIGTSATFSSIGGVTFDGTRGFIVDSGNHKIRIFNPSTSAVTSLVGNGTPGNTAGSGSVSALNFPRGITTDGTYLYVTEFTGNRIKRILISSGFAETLAGDDSTVSPANANVDSTDPALARFASPTGIVFDNDKLYIADRNNSSIRVMKLRTREVSTLTTGGDINQPEGITVSGDYLYTSNLGTHNITKTHKDTGITTILAGSTSTGFVDGTGTSASFVMPHGITNDGVFLYVADYGNHRIRRVHMTTGEVITIAGSGGTGLVNGEGVNATIEAPMYIANIGNVLVFGTTHVLRSLNVPGLLAYYPLNGSVQNLMNNQSLTAVGSPGFGLGRFGENTGAAATSLGNAGTAPLPAGSVNNVSISAWLNWDGTLPAVAKMIFYNGTASTNGHGLFITNESQLGILRGGYTPDAVPITIIPGLWTHVTMTVDNNNIYRIYMNGNLVFQKQFPTNAATGDFSIGVASLASYFPGRIADVRYYSKVLNEAEVNDLARNADSTLVGNSFASRPIELLMQYEMNGNYNPSGPIGGTLSAYGGLTGFAPGRDRSPSSSVRFVADNVGHLDGLELGLPMGQHPRSVCVWIHPERYPLGTQNAAIFSYGTAGGSTEFILSMYTDAGGNNLLRYGGLGSGEVYTTHSVPINRWSHLCGTFDGTYGSIYVNGIDVIGPSNIGSSVTTTPGTGVYVGKMMSFPTQTFAGKIADLRVYSKALSNKEIRRLSAQIPTGLVARFDFNKDLQDVSGMGNQVSNMGVGLFTDRFGNAAGAISTNGTNYINISTTDTQLPKTNKARTICAHYKSSVSDPGTMVSYGQASTDGMTSLGTANVGSRYLFSGYGNDVEGYYYNHENVWHQLCGVFHGPNNGNLAMIYHNGVLLDTQVKNTWNTTPTAFTIGTRADLSTNFSGILDDVLVYNRALSTNEIQALSGYDPRQVTTWSPTLGLSSLRLHLSADSLSNQGNGTAVTTWHDRSGNAASFFNGPAAPTYNNAGYNGKPSVNFIGASSQYLYRGTALDLPFNNSTFFLAFSRTNLVDGPLLESAAGGVSYQLQSNRVHMTKPGFGDVGYSSPIFSGTLVPYLLAVEHLGSSLFGLYSSGLSYGFTVNTTQTFTQNNVYLGTDAATTNYFSGHISEVIYYKTSLTNVGRDIVFCYLSQKYNLSLAGSGTYCE